The following proteins come from a genomic window of Streptomyces sp. GS7:
- the ribH gene encoding 6,7-dimethyl-8-ribityllumazine synthase, which produces MSGKGAPELTVKNCGDLRVAVIAAQWHEQIMDGLVDGALRALAELGIDEPTLLRVPGAFELPVVAKVLAGRGYDAVVALGVVIKGGTPHFDYVCQGVTQGLTQVAVDTGVPVGFGVLTCDTEQQALDRAGLPGSAEDKGHEAVTAAVATAATLRTVSEPWR; this is translated from the coding sequence GTGAGCGGCAAGGGCGCACCCGAACTGACCGTGAAGAACTGTGGCGACCTGCGGGTGGCCGTGATCGCCGCGCAGTGGCACGAGCAGATCATGGACGGCCTCGTGGACGGCGCGCTGCGCGCCCTCGCCGAGCTGGGCATCGACGAGCCGACGCTGCTGCGGGTGCCCGGCGCGTTCGAGCTGCCGGTGGTGGCCAAGGTGCTGGCCGGCCGCGGCTACGACGCGGTGGTCGCCCTCGGCGTGGTCATCAAGGGCGGCACCCCGCACTTCGACTATGTCTGCCAGGGCGTCACCCAGGGCCTGACCCAGGTCGCGGTGGACACCGGCGTACCGGTCGGCTTCGGCGTGCTCACCTGCGACACCGAGCAGCAGGCGCTGGACCGCGCGGGCCTGCCCGGATCCGCCGAGGACAAGGGGCACGAAGCGGTCACCGCCGCGGTCGCCACCGCCGCCACCCTGCGCACCGTCTCGGAGCCCTGGCGCTGA
- a CDS encoding phosphoribosyl-ATP diphosphatase has protein sequence MSKKTFEELFAELQKKAATGDPATSRTAELVQAGVHTIGKKVVEEAAEVWMAAEYESDEAAAEEISQLLYHLQVMMIAKGISLDDVYAHL, from the coding sequence ATGTCCAAGAAGACGTTCGAGGAGCTCTTCGCCGAGCTCCAGAAGAAGGCCGCCACCGGCGACCCCGCCACCTCCCGCACCGCCGAGCTGGTGCAGGCGGGTGTCCATACGATCGGCAAGAAGGTCGTCGAAGAGGCCGCCGAGGTGTGGATGGCCGCGGAGTACGAATCCGACGAGGCCGCCGCCGAGGAGATCTCCCAGCTCCTCTACCACCTCCAGGTGATGATGATCGCCAAGGGCATCTCCCTCGACGACGTCTACGCCCACCTCTGA